A single region of the Paraburkholderia megapolitana genome encodes:
- a CDS encoding disulfide bond formation protein B, with translation MNNDNAVLRRERSLLVLLGFICLALVAGALYLQYFKHEDPCPLCIMQRYFYLLIAIFAFLGARLRGWRGVRLLELLAVLSAAAGIATAAKHVYVQANPGFSCGFDALQPVVDSLPPAHWLPGVFKVAGLCETAYPPILGLTLPMWSLLGFVVAFVPLVRSLVRNRRRIS, from the coding sequence ATGAACAACGACAACGCCGTCCTGCGCCGCGAGCGCTCCCTGCTGGTCCTGCTCGGTTTCATCTGTCTTGCGCTGGTGGCCGGCGCGCTGTACCTCCAGTACTTCAAGCACGAAGACCCGTGCCCGCTGTGCATCATGCAGCGCTACTTCTATCTGCTGATCGCGATCTTCGCGTTCCTCGGCGCGCGGCTGCGCGGCTGGCGCGGCGTGCGCCTGCTCGAACTGCTGGCCGTGCTGTCGGCGGCAGCCGGCATCGCTACCGCGGCGAAACACGTCTACGTGCAGGCGAACCCGGGGTTTAGCTGCGGGTTCGACGCGCTGCAACCGGTCGTCGACAGCCTGCCGCCCGCGCACTGGCTGCCCGGCGTGTTCAAGGTGGCGGGCCTTTGCGAAACCGCCTATCCGCCGATTCTCGGCCTGACGCTGCCGATGTGGTCGCTGCTCGGCTTCGTCGTCGCGTTCGTGCCGCTCGTGCGCAGTCTCGTGCGTAACCGGCGCCGCATCAGCTGA
- the xdhA gene encoding xanthine dehydrogenase small subunit produces the protein MTTQTIRFYYRGALREVTDVPASCTVLQHLREDLHCTGTKEGCAEGDCGACTVVVGELGPQRSLALKAVNACIQFLPTLDGRALFTIEDLRAANGALHPVQQALVDCHGSQCGFCTPGFAMSMWALYENQPADAGLPTRDEIAAALSGNLCRCTGYRPIVDAAQKMFDYTQYPRVALDRAAVCAALEPVQRRHAFTYTAPDVRGTAAGSPTFHAPVDLDGFAQLYAQHPQARVLAGGTDVGLWVTKQFRDLGDILYVGNVAALKTIERDAQTLTIGAAVSLEAAYAALAVDYPEVAELWVRFASLPIRNAGTLGGNIANGSPIGDSMPALIALGAQVVLRHARKTRTVPLDAFYPGYRKTALTAGEFVAAIRVPRPAPTLRFRTYKVSKRYDQDISAVCAAFALRVDGDTIVNARIAFGGMAAVPQRAAQAEAVLTGAPWDAATARRAMDALAADYQPLTDMRASGAYRLKVARNLLWRFHLETRDNAPLGLHDVNAFAFGTRDVHDAADEVTLAKEPQP, from the coding sequence ATGACAACGCAAACCATCCGTTTCTATTACCGTGGGGCCCTCCGTGAAGTCACGGACGTGCCCGCTTCGTGCACCGTGCTGCAGCACCTGCGCGAAGACCTGCATTGCACGGGAACGAAGGAAGGCTGCGCCGAAGGCGATTGCGGCGCGTGCACGGTGGTGGTCGGCGAGCTGGGTCCGCAACGCTCGCTCGCGCTGAAAGCGGTTAACGCCTGCATCCAGTTCCTGCCTACGCTCGATGGCCGCGCCCTCTTCACTATCGAAGACCTGCGCGCCGCTAACGGCGCACTGCATCCGGTCCAGCAGGCTTTGGTGGATTGTCACGGCTCTCAATGCGGCTTCTGTACGCCCGGCTTCGCGATGTCGATGTGGGCGCTCTACGAAAACCAGCCCGCCGACGCCGGCCTGCCAACACGCGATGAAATCGCCGCCGCACTCTCCGGCAATCTGTGCCGCTGCACCGGCTACCGCCCGATCGTCGATGCCGCGCAGAAAATGTTCGACTACACGCAATACCCGCGCGTCGCGCTCGATCGCGCTGCGGTGTGCGCTGCGCTCGAACCGGTCCAGCGTCGCCACGCCTTCACCTATACCGCCCCCGACGTGCGCGGCACCGCCGCCGGTTCGCCGACGTTCCATGCGCCGGTCGACCTCGACGGCTTCGCGCAGTTGTATGCGCAGCATCCTCAGGCGCGCGTGCTGGCCGGCGGCACCGATGTTGGCCTGTGGGTCACCAAGCAGTTTCGCGACCTCGGCGACATCCTGTACGTCGGCAACGTGGCAGCGCTCAAGACCATCGAGCGCGATGCGCAGACACTCACCATCGGCGCGGCGGTATCGCTCGAAGCGGCCTACGCCGCACTCGCCGTCGATTACCCCGAAGTCGCCGAGCTATGGGTCCGCTTCGCCTCGCTGCCGATCCGCAATGCGGGCACGCTCGGCGGCAATATCGCGAACGGCTCGCCGATCGGCGATTCGATGCCCGCGCTGATCGCGCTCGGTGCGCAGGTCGTGCTGCGCCATGCGCGCAAAACGCGCACCGTGCCGCTCGATGCGTTCTATCCCGGCTACCGGAAAACGGCGCTCACGGCCGGAGAATTCGTCGCGGCGATCCGCGTGCCTCGACCGGCTCCCACACTGCGCTTTCGCACCTATAAGGTATCGAAGCGCTACGATCAGGATATTTCGGCGGTGTGTGCGGCGTTCGCACTGCGCGTCGACGGTGACACGATCGTCAACGCGCGCATCGCGTTCGGTGGGATGGCGGCGGTGCCGCAGCGTGCGGCCCAGGCGGAAGCGGTGCTCACAGGCGCGCCTTGGGATGCGGCCACCGCCCGTCGCGCGATGGATGCGCTCGCCGCCGACTATCAACCGCTGACCGATATGCGCGCGTCGGGCGCCTATCGTTTGAAGGTGGCGCGCAATCTGCTGTGGCGCTTCCATCTGGAGACGCGCGACAACGCGCCGCTTGGTCTGCACGACGTGAACGCATTTGCGTTCGGCACGCGTGACGTGCATGACGCAGCCGACGAAGTCACGCTCGCGAAGGAGCCTCAGCCATGA